A window of Vallitalea longa genomic DNA:
ATGGATTTGCTTGTGGAGAAAAAAGAGTATCTGGATTTTACAACGATCAAAGAAATGATAAACTATCTAACAGATAAGTGTAATGAAATCTGCAACATAATAAATGATAATAAAAAAAGTAAAAATAATCTTTTAAAAGATAAAATATATAATTATATAGAAACAAACTTCAATGATCCAAATTTATATGGAAAAGCACTGGCTGAAAAATTCAATATTTCTCAAAAATATTTATTTAATTTCATAAAAGAGCAAACTGGAAGAAGTTTAGGAGAAATTATAGAATCTAAGAGATTGAATTATGCTGTTGAGTTAATAAAAACAACTGATTTGACTTTCAGTAAAATTGCTTTGCAATGTGGATTTAATTCATCTAATACATTTTACAAAGCATTTAAACGTGTATATGGGGTAACACCTGGTAGTATGAGAAAAAGATAAAGGATATGTATGATTTTATTAAAGTTATATTGGGTAATAAAAAAAGTCAAAACCTTTAATAGTAAAGGTTTTGACTTTTTTCTATCTTAAAGTTCTTCTTTTTAAATATATGAAATAGGAGCGTTTTCATATGCGTCAAGGAAACTTTCCTAACGGACAAAAGCATTAAAAAAACTGATTGATTTATAATTTAATAGTGCAATATTACTTTGGTCAACTAAAAATACAAATATAAACAAGCAATTATTACTATAGTAATACAAAAAAAAGAAAATACAATTTACTAAAATGCATATAATAAGCTACAATAACAATCGGAAAAAACAAATGTGAAAATGGAGGGTTGGTTATGAAGAAAGAATTGATTAAAGTATTGTCGTGTTTATTGTTATTAGTTTTGCTAGTAACAGCATGTGCAACGAAAAAAGATAATGTAAGTAGTAAAGAGGGTATTACAGATAACAGCAATTCTAGTAACGATTTAACACCAGTGGGGGAATTCCCAATTACAAAAGAACCATTAACGTTATCAGTAGGTGTTTTACAAGATCCAAATGTAGAAGATTTTGATACTAATGCCTATACTAAATGGATTGAAGAAAATACAGGGATTGATATTCAGTTTGAATATTTTCCTAATAAAAATGCAACAGAAAAATTATCTATAATGCTTAATTCAAATGAGAAGTTACCTGAAGTCCTTATTGGATTCAGACTAAATACTATTGATGTAGCTAGATATGGAAAACAAGGATATTTTCTTCCGTTAAATGATTATTATGAAAATTACTCAGTAAATATTAATGAATTTTATAGTAAACATCCTGAGCTAGTTAAATATTTCAAATCACCAGATGGGAATATCTATACTGTGCCACAATATACAGAATCAACACCAAATATGTTTGCTTTAAGAGGATGGATCAATCAAGTATGGTTAGATGAATTAGGATTGGATATGCCATCTACAACAGATGAATTACAGAATGTTTTGCAACAATTCAAGGATAAAGATCCTAATGGAAATGGATTACCAGATGAATTACCTATGGTAGGTTCAGCAACAACTTGGTATGGTCAAGCAGATAGTTGGATCATGAATTCATTTATATATGATGATACAAAAAATAAGTTTATAGTAAATGATAATAAAGTTGATGTTATCTACAATAAAGAAGAATACAAACAAGGCTTAACATATATGAATGAACTATGTAATAGTGGATTGTTAAGTCCTTTGACTTTTACTCAGGATAAAGCCCAATATAAACAAATGATGGTTTCGGGTGGAAAGGATAATGTGGTTGGAGTATGGGTTGCTGGAGGTGTAATGTTCCCTGCTGGAGATGAAAAAATGAAAGAATATAATCCTCTACCCCCATTATCAGGACCAAATGGATTACAAATAACAACATATAATCCATCAATACCATTTCCAATGGCTTATATCACTAAGGATTGTAAAAATGTTGAAGCAGCATTTAGAATGCTGGATTTCATGTATAACGATGAAGCTACGATGAGAGCAAGATATGGTGTGCCAGGAATAGACTGGATAGAAAAAGAAGATGGAGAAATTGGTATGTTTGAGGAAGTATTGGGAATAGAAGGAAAATTTAAAAGCATTCAATTCCCATGGAGTGAACCAGTTCAGAACTCTCATTGGAAAAATACAGGATTACAATTTAGAACAAGTGATATTACAGATGCGATAATACCTAGTGGAGATCCATTAGAAAGCCAATATCTTGTTTCTAAAGGTACATTTGCTAATTATGACTATAAACCTGATGATAGTATGATTGTTCCGTTAGTTCTCTATAATAGTGAAGAACTAGATGAATTAGGAGATATTCAAACTACTCTTGTGGATTATGTGAAAGAATCAGCCGCAAGGTTTATAACAGGAGATATGGATATAGATAAACAATGGGATGACTATGTCAATAATTTAACTAAAATCGGACTTGAAAAATATTTACAGATAACTCAACAGGCTTGGGACAGAATGAATTTACAATAATCATAGAAATCTAATCAATAGTCTTATTGGAATATTAGGTATGGGTAAAAAGTAACAAAATAAATTAGCGTATTCACTGAAAAAAAGAAAATATTACTCTCGTCAACAAAAAAACACTATTTTAACATGCAAATATTACTATAGTAATATGAAAAAATCAATATCCAATTTACTAAAATGACTTTAGAAGTTATAGTTTTATCATAAGCAGAAAAATAAAAATACAAAATGGAGGGCATAAAATGAACAAAAAAAAGATTAAAGCATTATCGTTTGTATTAATATTGGTTCTACTATTAGCAGCATGCGGTACTAAAAAAGATAATACCAGTAATAATGGAGGCAGTGATTTAAGTAGCAATTTAACACCTACAGGCGAATTTCCAATTACAAATGAACCATTAACATTATCAGTAGGTGTTCTTCAAGATCCAAATGTAGAAGATTTTGATACTAATGCTTATACTAAATGGATTGAAGAAAGTACAGGAATCGATATTGAATTTGAATTTTTTCCTAATAAAAATGCACCAGAAAAATTATCTATAATGCTTAATTCAAATGAGAAATTACCAGATGTTTTAATTGGATTCAGATTAAATACTATTGATGTAGCTAGATATGGAAAACAAGGCTATTTTCTTCCATTGAATGATTCCATTGATAACAATTCAGTTTATATTAAAAAATTCTATGATGAACATTCGGATTTAGTAAAATATTTTGAATCTGCAGATGGTAATATATATACTATACCACAATGCACAGAACAATTAGGTAATATGTTTCCTTTAAGAACATGGATCAATCAAACATGGTTGGATAATCTAGGATTAGATATGCCATCAACTACAGAAGAGTTGCAAGATGTGCTACAAAAATTTAAAGATGAAGATCCAAATGGAAATGGAGCAGCTGATGAAATACCTATGGTAGGTTCCAGTTCTCAACAGATGTGGTATGGGGATGTACAAAGTTGGATTATGAATGCATTCATATACGATGATACAAAGGATAAATTTATAATAGATGATGGGAAAGTTGATGTTATTTATAACAAAGACGAGTATAAAAAAGGTTTAATATATATGAATAAATTATGTGAAGATGGATTATTGAGTCCATTGACATTTACACAAGATAAAGCTCAATACAAACAAATGCTTGTTTCAGGTGGAGATGATAATGTGGTAGGTGTATGGACTGCCGGAGGTATTCTATTCCCTATGAATGATGAAAAAATCTCAGAATATAAACCATTACCTCCATTATTAGGACCAGATGGATTACAATTAGCAACATATAGTCCAGCAATACCATTACCTAGAGCTTATATCACTAAGGATTGTAAAAATGTTGAAGCAGCATTTAGAATGCTAGATTTCATGTACTGTGAAGAAGCTACAATGAGATCAAGATATGGTATACCTGGAGAGGATTGGGTAGAAAAAGAAGATGGAGAAATAGGAATGTTTGAGGAGTCTATGGGAATAGAAGGAAAATTCAAGTCTATCAAGTTCCCTTGGAGTGAACCAGTTCAGAATGCACATTGGAAAAATACTGGTTTGCAATGTCGTACTAGTGATATTTCAGATGGTGGAATTCCTAATGGTAATCCATTAGACTCAGAGTACTTAATTTCAACTCATGTACCTGTAAACTATGCTTGTAAGCCAGATGAAAGTACTGTAGTTCCAGTAATTCTATATAATGAAGAAGAATTAGATGAATTAGGTGATCTTCATACCACTCTTAATGATTATGTAAAAGAATCAACTGCTAGGTTTATAGTTGGAGATTTGAATATAGAAAAACAATGGGACGAGTATGTGAATGAATTAAATAAAATCGGTCTTGAAAAATATATAGAATTATCACAACAAGCTTGGGAGCGTATGAACTTACAATAGTCATAAAAACAGTCAGTTTTTACGACTGACTGTTTTAATTAGACAAATTGATGTAGAAAGGATTGAATGTAGATGACTCATGGTAAGGTGTCAATGAAGAACCGTTTTCTGAAATATTGGCAATTATATGTTTTCTTGATTATACCTGTTTTATACATTATCATATTTGCGTATATTCCAATGGGAGGATTACAAATTGCATTTAAAGATTTTACTGGTCTAAAAGGAATTTGGGGAAGTGATTGGGTAGGATTGAAACATTTCAAAACATTTTTGAATTCCTATCAATTCAAAAGAGTTTTCATGAATACGATTGGTCTTTCATTCTATCAATTGATCGCTGGATTTCCAATACCTATTATATTAGCTTTGGGGTTAAATTCTGTGCGTTCTGAGAAATATAAGAAGTTGGTGCAGACAGTAACCTATATGCCACACTTTATTTCTGTCATTGTATTAGTAGGTATCATAAATACATTGTTCAATCCAATCACTGGGTTATATGGTACTATTAGCGAATTACTTTTTGGTGTACAACCAGCAGATATATTCGGCAATCCTGGTGCTTTCAAACATCTGTATGTATGGTCAGGTATATGGCAAAATTGTGGTTGGAGTTCAATCATCTATATTGCCGCATTATCTTCAGTAGATAAAGAGTTACATGAGGCAGCTAAAGTAGATGGTGCAAATCGTTTTCAGCGTGTAATACATATTGATTTTCAAGCTATCATTCCTACGGCTATTATTCTTTTAATTATGAATACAGGTAAAATTATGACCATAGGTTTTGAAAAAGTATTTTTAATGCAAAATAGTTTGAATCTAAGTTCTAGTGAAATCATATCTACCTATGTTTACAAAGTAGGACTTGTAACAGGTGGAGGAGATTTTTCTTATGCGACGGC
This region includes:
- a CDS encoding extracellular solute-binding protein, which gives rise to MNKKKIKALSFVLILVLLLAACGTKKDNTSNNGGSDLSSNLTPTGEFPITNEPLTLSVGVLQDPNVEDFDTNAYTKWIEESTGIDIEFEFFPNKNAPEKLSIMLNSNEKLPDVLIGFRLNTIDVARYGKQGYFLPLNDSIDNNSVYIKKFYDEHSDLVKYFESADGNIYTIPQCTEQLGNMFPLRTWINQTWLDNLGLDMPSTTEELQDVLQKFKDEDPNGNGAADEIPMVGSSSQQMWYGDVQSWIMNAFIYDDTKDKFIIDDGKVDVIYNKDEYKKGLIYMNKLCEDGLLSPLTFTQDKAQYKQMLVSGGDDNVVGVWTAGGILFPMNDEKISEYKPLPPLLGPDGLQLATYSPAIPLPRAYITKDCKNVEAAFRMLDFMYCEEATMRSRYGIPGEDWVEKEDGEIGMFEESMGIEGKFKSIKFPWSEPVQNAHWKNTGLQCRTSDISDGGIPNGNPLDSEYLISTHVPVNYACKPDESTVVPVILYNEEELDELGDLHTTLNDYVKESTARFIVGDLNIEKQWDEYVNELNKIGLEKYIELSQQAWERMNLQ
- a CDS encoding ABC transporter permease; this translates as MTHGKVSMKNRFLKYWQLYVFLIIPVLYIIIFAYIPMGGLQIAFKDFTGLKGIWGSDWVGLKHFKTFLNSYQFKRVFMNTIGLSFYQLIAGFPIPIILALGLNSVRSEKYKKLVQTVTYMPHFISVIVLVGIINTLFNPITGLYGTISELLFGVQPADIFGNPGAFKHLYVWSGIWQNCGWSSIIYIAALSSVDKELHEAAKVDGANRFQRVIHIDFQAIIPTAIILLIMNTGKIMTIGFEKVFLMQNSLNLSSSEIISTYVYKVGLVTGGGDFSYATAIGLFNSVINLILIILVNKISKKVSNTSLW
- a CDS encoding extracellular solute-binding protein, with amino-acid sequence MKKELIKVLSCLLLLVLLVTACATKKDNVSSKEGITDNSNSSNDLTPVGEFPITKEPLTLSVGVLQDPNVEDFDTNAYTKWIEENTGIDIQFEYFPNKNATEKLSIMLNSNEKLPEVLIGFRLNTIDVARYGKQGYFLPLNDYYENYSVNINEFYSKHPELVKYFKSPDGNIYTVPQYTESTPNMFALRGWINQVWLDELGLDMPSTTDELQNVLQQFKDKDPNGNGLPDELPMVGSATTWYGQADSWIMNSFIYDDTKNKFIVNDNKVDVIYNKEEYKQGLTYMNELCNSGLLSPLTFTQDKAQYKQMMVSGGKDNVVGVWVAGGVMFPAGDEKMKEYNPLPPLSGPNGLQITTYNPSIPFPMAYITKDCKNVEAAFRMLDFMYNDEATMRARYGVPGIDWIEKEDGEIGMFEEVLGIEGKFKSIQFPWSEPVQNSHWKNTGLQFRTSDITDAIIPSGDPLESQYLVSKGTFANYDYKPDDSMIVPLVLYNSEELDELGDIQTTLVDYVKESAARFITGDMDIDKQWDDYVNNLTKIGLEKYLQITQQAWDRMNLQ